Proteins from one Caulobacter sp. 73W genomic window:
- a CDS encoding tetratricopeptide repeat protein, with product MKFLPRLVALAPLVLAAACAGTPKAAPETNAFSDSDVIVSSVARSSTPYGLFLAGQAAMKAGDSRQASALFDRADQIGGDDAVKERAFTAALLAGEVRRAATLAPTDEASENQLTYRLGQLVVAVEDLASGRAKQAQASLSGGRITFPHAGAAALLAPWAAAAAGDKEGAVVRPEVRGDRVVQVFGLLGQAHLYERAGRYDEAETDFKALTSDSQTGTLFSLDYGGFLERRGRKLDAAAVYREALAIRSNDAGLRSALARVEAGKSPPSAPTLKQGAAQALIAASAVYMGERQRQIALSYLRLALRLDDQRDEAWILVGDLLGAAGDTQAARETYLRVGNKSPLYASARGKLAWTYQAEGDKDTAIRLVRETAQAAPNEADRQIAWAELLRANDRWAELVEVLNPVIARQGANVDWRLLYMRGVSLERAGRWADAEKDLEQALAQRPDEPELLNYLGYTWIDRGERLPEALAMVQKAVAVNPRSGAMLDSLGWAHYRMGDYKAAVETLERAVVLEPADPDVNNHLGDAYWRVGRRTEANFQWTRVLSLEPSDVLRSEVEAKLKNGLGAKGPASSPSVAER from the coding sequence ATGAAGTTCCTCCCCCGCCTTGTCGCCCTTGCCCCGCTTGTCCTCGCTGCCGCCTGCGCCGGGACGCCCAAGGCGGCGCCGGAAACGAACGCCTTCTCGGACTCCGACGTCATCGTCTCCAGCGTGGCGCGCAGCTCCACGCCGTATGGCCTGTTCCTGGCGGGGCAGGCGGCGATGAAGGCCGGCGACAGCCGCCAGGCCTCGGCGCTGTTCGATCGCGCGGACCAGATCGGCGGCGATGACGCGGTCAAGGAACGCGCCTTCACCGCCGCCCTGCTGGCCGGCGAGGTCCGCCGCGCCGCGACGCTCGCCCCGACAGACGAAGCCAGCGAGAACCAGCTGACCTATCGCCTCGGCCAACTGGTCGTGGCGGTCGAGGATTTGGCCTCCGGCCGGGCCAAGCAGGCGCAGGCCTCCCTGAGCGGCGGCCGCATCACCTTCCCCCACGCGGGCGCGGCCGCGCTGCTGGCGCCTTGGGCGGCCGCGGCGGCGGGCGACAAGGAAGGCGCGGTGGTCCGCCCCGAGGTGCGCGGCGACCGCGTGGTCCAGGTGTTCGGCCTGCTGGGTCAGGCGCACCTGTACGAGCGCGCCGGCCGCTATGACGAGGCCGAGACCGACTTCAAGGCCCTGACCAGCGACAGCCAGACCGGAACCCTGTTCAGCCTGGACTATGGCGGCTTCCTGGAGCGGCGGGGCCGCAAGCTGGACGCGGCGGCGGTCTACAGGGAGGCCCTGGCCATCCGCTCCAACGATGCGGGCCTGCGCTCGGCGCTGGCGCGGGTCGAGGCGGGCAAGTCCCCGCCCTCCGCGCCGACCCTGAAGCAGGGCGCGGCCCAGGCCCTGATCGCCGCCTCGGCGGTCTATATGGGCGAGCGCCAGCGGCAGATCGCCCTTTCCTATCTGCGCCTGGCGTTGCGGCTGGATGATCAGCGGGACGAGGCCTGGATCCTGGTGGGCGACCTGCTGGGCGCGGCGGGCGACACCCAGGCGGCGCGCGAGACCTATCTGCGGGTTGGGAACAAGTCCCCGCTCTACGCCTCGGCGCGGGGCAAGCTGGCCTGGACCTATCAGGCCGAAGGCGACAAGGACACGGCGATCCGCCTGGTGCGCGAGACGGCGCAGGCCGCGCCGAACGAGGCCGACCGCCAGATCGCCTGGGCCGAACTGCTGCGCGCCAACGACCGCTGGGCGGAATTGGTCGAAGTGCTGAATCCGGTCATCGCCCGCCAGGGCGCGAACGTCGATTGGCGGCTGCTGTACATGCGCGGCGTATCGCTGGAGCGCGCCGGCCGCTGGGCGGACGCCGAGAAGGATCTGGAACAGGCCCTGGCCCAGCGTCCGGACGAGCCGGAGCTGCTGAACTATCTCGGCTACACCTGGATCGACCGGGGCGAGCGGCTTCCCGAGGCCCTGGCCATGGTCCAGAAGGCCGTGGCCGTGAACCCGCGCTCGGGCGCCATGCTCGACAGCCTAGGCTGGGCCCATTACCGCATGGGCGACTACAAGGCCGCCGTCGAGACGCTGGAGCGCGCGGTGGTGCTGGAGCCGGCCGATCCGGACGTGAACAACCACCTGGGCGACGCCTATTGGCGCGTCGGCCGGCGCACGGAGGCCAACTTCCAGTGGACGCGCGTGCTGTCGCTGGAGCCGAGCGACGTGCTGCGTTCCGAGGTCGAGGCCAAGCTGAAGAACGGCCTGGGCGCCAAGGGGCCGGCTTCGTCCCCTTCCGTCGCCGAACGCTAG
- a CDS encoding 4-(cytidine 5'-diphospho)-2-C-methyl-D-erythritol kinase, producing the protein MKLNDGRAAFAPAKVNLFLHVGGPDADGYHPVCSLMVFADVGDRVTVQPADAPTFEVTGPCAEGVPVDDTNLVVRAANSVIRRAGRPTPPFRLILEKNLPTAAGLGGGSSDAGAAFRLLREALGLPMADETLEALAAELGADGAVCLWARPAIGEGRGEVLSPAPGLPPLHAVMVNPGAPSPTGAVYKAYDAAVSPWGADRPPLPDAFESAEEVAAFLTLTRNDLEAPAAALTPVIGEVLQLLREEPEVLLARMSGSGATCFALCAGDIEAEGLAERIQAMRPGWWVRACRLG; encoded by the coding sequence GTGAAGCTGAATGATGGCAGGGCCGCCTTCGCTCCGGCCAAGGTGAACCTGTTCCTGCACGTGGGCGGGCCGGACGCCGACGGCTATCACCCGGTCTGCAGCCTGATGGTCTTCGCCGACGTCGGCGACCGGGTGACGGTCCAGCCGGCCGATGCTCCAACCTTCGAAGTCACGGGCCCCTGCGCCGAGGGCGTGCCGGTCGATGACACGAACCTGGTGGTGCGCGCCGCCAATTCAGTGATCCGCCGCGCGGGCCGGCCGACGCCGCCCTTCCGCCTGATCCTGGAGAAGAACCTGCCCACCGCCGCCGGTCTGGGCGGCGGGTCCAGCGACGCGGGGGCGGCGTTCCGCCTGCTGCGCGAGGCGCTGGGCCTGCCGATGGCCGACGAGACGCTGGAGGCCCTGGCCGCCGAGCTGGGCGCGGACGGCGCCGTCTGCCTGTGGGCCAGGCCGGCGATCGGCGAGGGGCGGGGAGAGGTCCTCAGTCCCGCGCCCGGCCTGCCCCCGCTGCACGCGGTGATGGTCAATCCCGGCGCGCCGTCGCCGACGGGGGCCGTCTACAAGGCCTATGACGCCGCCGTCTCGCCCTGGGGGGCGGACCGGCCGCCGTTGCCGGATGCGTTTGAGAGCGCCGAAGAGGTCGCGGCCTTCCTCACCCTGACCCGCAACGACCTGGAGGCGCCGGCCGCGGCCCTAACACCGGTGATAGGCGAGGTGCTGCAGCTACTGCGCGAGGAGCCTGAAGTGCTGCTGGCCCGCATGTCGGGCTCCGGCGCGACCTGTTTCGCCCTGTGCGCCGGCGACATCGAGGCCGAGGGCCTGGCCGAACGCATCCAGGCCATGCGGCCCGGCTGGTGGGTCCGCGCCTGTCGGCTGGGCTGA
- a CDS encoding ammonium transporter produces the protein MKLGFKSLAGVALAATAAGAMASFPALAQEAAAPVPDKGDTAWMLVSTVLVLLMILPGLALFYGGLVRAKNMLSVMMQVSVVSAIGIVAWVFWGYSLAFTDGGALDTFVGGFGRLFLGGVTPASNAATFSTGVVIPEFVFLSFQSTFAAITAALVVGSLVERMKFAAIVTFAVLWPILSYYPIAHMVWWWPGPDAIAAAPDAPIKAGLIWSFGALDFAGGTVVHINAGIAALVGAMILGKRSGYGKEPMPPHSLTLTLVGAGLLWVGWFGFNAGSNLESNGYAALAMINTFVATAAAGLSWIITEWVTRGKPSALGLASGVVAGLVAITPAAGFAGPMGAVVLGLVVSPICVIFCSVVKNALKYDDSLDAFGIHGVGGIVGAIATGILVNPALGGAGIVDYTTCAADGDISTCDAATYDMVTQVIAQLKGVCVTIVWSAIASAIVFFLIKFTIGLRAAPEVEEEGLDIAEHGERAYHS, from the coding sequence ATGAAACTGGGATTCAAATCGCTGGCGGGCGTAGCGCTCGCGGCGACCGCCGCGGGGGCCATGGCGTCCTTCCCGGCCCTCGCGCAAGAGGCCGCAGCGCCTGTGCCCGACAAGGGCGACACCGCGTGGATGTTGGTCTCCACCGTTCTTGTTCTGCTGATGATCCTGCCGGGTCTGGCGCTGTTCTACGGCGGCCTCGTGCGCGCCAAGAACATGCTGTCGGTCATGATGCAGGTGTCGGTGGTCAGCGCCATCGGCATCGTCGCCTGGGTGTTCTGGGGCTATAGCCTGGCCTTCACCGACGGCGGCGCGCTCGACACCTTCGTGGGCGGCTTCGGTCGCCTGTTCCTGGGCGGGGTGACCCCTGCCAGCAACGCCGCCACCTTCTCCACCGGGGTCGTCATCCCCGAATTTGTCTTCCTTTCATTCCAGTCGACGTTCGCGGCGATCACCGCCGCCCTGGTGGTCGGCTCACTGGTCGAGCGGATGAAGTTCGCGGCCATCGTCACCTTCGCGGTTCTGTGGCCGATCCTGTCCTACTACCCGATCGCCCACATGGTCTGGTGGTGGCCTGGACCGGACGCCATCGCCGCGGCGCCTGATGCGCCGATCAAGGCGGGCCTGATCTGGAGCTTTGGCGCGCTCGACTTCGCCGGCGGCACCGTCGTGCACATCAACGCCGGGATCGCGGCCCTCGTCGGCGCCATGATCCTTGGTAAGCGCAGCGGCTACGGCAAGGAGCCGATGCCTCCGCACTCGCTGACCCTGACGCTGGTAGGCGCGGGTCTGCTGTGGGTGGGCTGGTTCGGCTTCAACGCCGGCTCCAACCTGGAATCCAACGGCTACGCCGCCCTGGCGATGATCAACACCTTCGTGGCCACGGCCGCGGCGGGCCTGTCCTGGATCATCACCGAGTGGGTCACCCGCGGTAAGCCCAGCGCGCTGGGCCTGGCCTCGGGCGTGGTCGCCGGCCTCGTCGCCATCACCCCGGCCGCCGGCTTCGCCGGCCCGATGGGCGCGGTGGTGCTGGGCCTGGTGGTCAGCCCGATCTGCGTGATCTTCTGCTCTGTCGTGAAGAACGCCCTGAAGTACGACGACAGCCTGGACGCCTTCGGCATCCACGGGGTCGGCGGCATCGTCGGCGCCATCGCCACCGGCATCCTGGTCAACCCCGCCCTCGGCGGCGCCGGCATCGTGGACTACACGACCTGCGCGGCGGACGGCGACATCTCGACCTGCGACGCGGCGACCTACGACATGGTCACCCAGGTGATCGCCCAACTGAAGGGCGTCTGCGTGACGATCGTCTGGTCGGCCATCGCCAGCGCCATCGTCTTCTTCCTGATCAAGTTCACGATCGGCCTGCGCGCCGCGCCGGAAGTTGAAGAAGAAGGCCTGGACATCGCCGAGCACGGCGAGCGCGCTTACCACTCGTAA
- a CDS encoding P-II family nitrogen regulator: protein MKLIIAVVKPFKLDEVREALVTAGVEGLTVSEVKGYGRQKGQTEIYRGAEYQVNFVPKVKLEAVVDDAAAGKAVEAIKAAAATGKIGDGKIFVLNVENAVRIRTGETGAAAL from the coding sequence ATGAAACTGATCATTGCGGTCGTCAAACCCTTCAAGCTGGACGAGGTGCGCGAAGCGCTCGTCACGGCCGGGGTCGAGGGCCTGACGGTCTCCGAGGTCAAGGGCTACGGCCGCCAGAAGGGGCAGACCGAAATCTACCGGGGCGCGGAGTACCAGGTGAACTTCGTGCCGAAGGTGAAGCTGGAGGCCGTGGTCGACGACGCAGCGGCCGGCAAGGCGGTCGAGGCCATCAAGGCCGCCGCGGCCACCGGCAAGATCGGGGACGGGAAGATCTTCGTCCTCAACGTCGAGAACGCCGTGCGCATCCGGACCGGTGAAACCGGCGCCGCCGCGCTCTGA
- a CDS encoding DMT family protein produces MSASLWPKILPILLLVVSNVFMTFAWYGHLKHKGSALALVIFTSWMIALPEYMLAVPANRIGSAVYTAGQLKAIQEAITLIVFVVFSALYLGEPIRWTTLVGFGFIFIGALFIFLNR; encoded by the coding sequence ATGAGCGCGAGCCTGTGGCCGAAGATCCTGCCGATCCTTCTGCTGGTCGTATCCAACGTCTTCATGACGTTCGCCTGGTATGGGCACCTCAAGCACAAGGGCTCGGCCCTGGCGCTGGTGATCTTCACCAGCTGGATGATCGCCCTGCCTGAGTACATGCTGGCCGTTCCGGCCAACCGCATAGGTTCGGCGGTCTATACCGCGGGTCAGCTCAAGGCGATCCAGGAGGCCATCACCCTGATCGTCTTCGTAGTCTTCTCGGCGCTCTACTTGGGCGAGCCGATCCGATGGACGACGTTGGTCGGCTTCGGGTTCATTTTTATCGG